From the Argentina anserina chromosome 3, drPotAnse1.1, whole genome shotgun sequence genome, the window TAGGTGCTAAGCATATGTGAGCTTTTTAATGATTGAGATTTTATCCCCACCATGATTCTTAGTCAGTCTGATGTTGTTGGATTTAGCTCATCTGAACTTACTTGTGAAATGCTAGCTTGTTTGTGGTTGAGTTTCTATGTTCTTTCATATTATGTATGAATTGTTGGTATTTTCCGAGGGGTGTGTACTATGTTTTTTACAGGTTACTGAACATTTGGGATCAATGTTTCTTGTGCTTGCAATGTTGGTAGGCGTTCAGAAGGAGAGAATGTTACCAGAGGACATGTATGTGTTATCTCCCACTGGGTCTGTCCTGCGTTCTCCTTCTCCAAAGCCTTATCCGAACAAGCCTCCCAAGTGTTCCGACTGTGGTCCACTCTTCATGAAGGTATTAGTCCTTCTTACTCATATGAATCGTGCAAAATCATATGCTGCTAGTTTTGATTTGATAAATCACTCGGAATGTCCTACAGTTCCAAAATGATGTATTTGGTCGAGCTGTTTAAATTTACAATTGAAGCTGCATCTTAGAGTTTTCTGATTCGTAATGATCTTAGGGGCTCGGCAGGTGGCCTCAGTTTGGAGCCTGAATAACCGAATCTGTTCTTTTTTCTGGTTTCaagtaaaaaataataataatagatAGTCATGTTTTTTCACATTCCAGCCTATGACATGTCATGTATGTGGATGTTGGGGTTCATTGATTACTTATTACTTTGCTAACTCTTTGCATTAGGGTAGACTCTTCAGGAAGCTAAAGGTGACATTTAATTCCTGTTTTCCAGGCATATGAGATGTGCAATGCGGGAGCTGTTATTCATAGCCATGGCATCGAATCTTGTCTTGTAACCATGATCAATCCATCATCCAAAGAATTTCGAGTAAGTTCATTGCTGGCATCTATTATTGAGGATTAAGACACAAAATTTTTGATATGCTCACACATCCACACGGAGACCAGTGTTGCTGATATATTTCTTCCCCTTTTTTATGTCTCCTCACTCTCCTGCTTACTGTTGGTGGTACTTATTAgttatttctctttttcttttgatgtAAATATATGCAGATTACTCACATGGAGATGATCAAAGGAATCAAGGGGCATGGTTATTATGATGAACTTGTGGTCCCAATAATAGAGAATACTGCCTATGAGTATGAGCTCACAGAGTCCCTTGCCAAAGCTGTATGTCCCTTGTATATGAACTTTTTGAATGTGACCTTATATATGAACTTAATCCCCTGCAATTCTATCAACTTTTTCGCTTTTACTTTTTGTATATAAAGTTCTAATCTTGTTACCTGGATCTTGGATTGCATAAAGTACAGTAAGAGAAAACATTTTAATATTGGATTAGACCCCATTAAGAATATGATTACTCAAGTTTTTCTATATTGTGAGATGTTATCATTTTTATTGTACGTTGTACAGATATATACTAATTTCCTTGTGTCACTTCACTTTACTATCTCTGATGTAATTTCTTGCCTTTGGTGTCTATGTAACTGCTTGATAATAAATAAGGGGGAATTTTGCATTGAGGAGGAGCATATCACTCTCTGTGAAAAACCCAATGATAGTTCTTTCAGACATTAGAATGCTTCTCTAGAACCGGATTAACATATCTAGGTTTTATGTACCTTTTTCATCTTATATAGATTGCAGCATACCCAAAAGCAACAGCCGTGCTTGTTCGTAACCATGGTGTCTATATATGGGGAGACTCATGGATCAATGCTAAGACTCAGGTGTGTTTCTTGAAGAGTAATTATTGATCTTTATCATTGATGATTATACTTGTTCCTTGATGTTGGTTGCTTAAACTGGCAAGCTTATGTTAATTTCTGCTGCAAGGTGGTTATCTTGTAAGCAGCAATCTTGTCACACTTAGGTGATGAAACAAAAATGTGCAATGCACATGGTTTATATTTCAAGgaataaataaaatgaaaacaaaggaATCCagggaaaaagagaaaaaaaaaagtcatgaCCAGTTCACTACTCAGCTTTCTGCCAGATATATAGCTGTCCAAATCTATTGATCTGGAGTTCTGTAGCCTTTATATGGTCAATAGTTCCAGTTGTTTTAACTTCAGTTCTGATGATTTTCCTTCTTTACAGGCGGAATGCTATCATTATCTCTTTGATGCTGCTATCAAACTTAACCAGTTGGGTTTGGATTGGTCCACTCCACTTCATGGTCCGATACATTCAGGACGCATTAAGGGTAGATTTGTATCTGTAAAGGCAGGGACTGTGGATCCAGataacaaatcaaaaccaGCTCCGGTGAGCATAAATTCTTTATTTCTCAGGGTGTTGAACTTTGCCCAAATTTCTTTCCCTTGAGTTTCtgtgtattaattaatttccatGGTTGATAAACTTGAAATTGTTAACATTTTATTATTGCTTCTATTATAAATATTACATTtattcttccttttctttatGTATTTTGTTTTACTGCAGCGTTGTATTGTTCTTGACATTGAGGGGACCACTACTCCCATATCATTTGTGACTGATGTTCTCTTTCCATATGCTCGCGATAATGTAGAGAGGCATTTGTCTGAAACATATGACAGTGCAGAAACAAAGGATGACATAAAATTACTGCGATCCCAGGTGAGAATTTTCTTTGTACTGCTCATGTGTTGACAATACAGGTGCAATATCCAGTCTGTTTATTGATCTTGGTGCATGAATATAAGTATATAATATCATGATGTGCGATGTTAAAGAAACTCATTGATACAAAATCATCTGCTGCATTGTTGGTTTTGCCAATCTGTTGGTCGGCAATTCTTTTTCTATTCTTGTTTTGGATCCAGTAGCTATGGGTATATAGGTAATTAATATCTACAGCGGACTTGTTGGGAGTTTAGATCAAATGAATTATCGGGTGATCTGTAAAGaccttttcaatattttcagattgagaaaattgaCAAGTTTCTGGACATTGGGAAACCAAGTGTCATTATCATAACAGTGACGGTGACATACACCATTTAATCATCCATCATGTACTACTTTATGAACATGTTGGAAGACATAGACATGTTAGAAGACATTATATAAGTTGCTCGGAATTGTTGAAAGTTTTACATCCTACTTCTAGGTTCAAGATGACCTGGAAAAAGGCGTTGCTGGTGCTGTTCCCATCCCTTCTAACGAAGCTGGGAAAGAGAAGGTTGTTTGTGCTTTGGTTGCTAATGTTGAATCAATGATAAAAGCCGATCACAAGATCACAGCATTGAAACAATTGCAAGTAAGCAGTTCTGAATATGTAGAGTGAATTGCTTGCTAATGTTATGTTGGGGGTGAAGCTGACTTTTAGCATCGCAGGGTCATATATGGCGAACTGGATTTGAAAAGAACGAATTGAAGGGTATAGTGTTTGAGGATGTACCAGAAGCTCTCATGAAATGGCATGATGAGGGCATAAAGGTAACAGTCCTATCGGGTCGTAGCTCTAATTTTGTTACT encodes:
- the LOC126789149 gene encoding probable bifunctional methylthioribulose-1-phosphate dehydratase/enolase-phosphatase E1 1; this translates as MAAVALNGVTLGTTSQAYLESKPVNDTKVLISDLCRQFYNLGWVSGTGGSITIKVHDDSIPKPQQLVIMSPSGVQKERMLPEDMYVLSPTGSVLRSPSPKPYPNKPPKCSDCGPLFMKAYEMCNAGAVIHSHGIESCLVTMINPSSKEFRITHMEMIKGIKGHGYYDELVVPIIENTAYEYELTESLAKAIAAYPKATAVLVRNHGVYIWGDSWINAKTQAECYHYLFDAAIKLNQLGLDWSTPLHGPIHSGRIKGRFVSVKAGTVDPDNKSKPAPRCIVLDIEGTTTPISFVTDVLFPYARDNVERHLSETYDSAETKDDIKLLRSQVQDDLEKGVAGAVPIPSNEAGKEKVVCALVANVESMIKADHKITALKQLQGHIWRTGFEKNELKGIVFEDVPEALMKWHDEGIKVYIYSSGSRLAQRLLFGYSNYGDLRKYLSGFFDTTVGNKRETKSYAEIAESVGVDRPSEVLFLTDVFQEAVAAKAAGLEVIVSIRPGNGPLPDSHGFKTITSFSEI